The following DNA comes from Bacteroidota bacterium.
ACTACAAATATAATACACTAACGAGCTTTTGCGAGGGGCACAGATAGATTTTTTTCTCGCATGATCTCACGCTCGGAGCCCCTTCGACGGAGGAACATCCGGAGGGGTTTTCACACAGTCTGAGAGCGTGGGAACGAGAAACCTTCAGGTTCGGTAGCCGCAAGCTTTAGCTTGCGGGCTTTTCTAGCGTATAAAGAACAAAAACCAAACCAGCGCAAAGACCGGGAGCAGCACCGGCAGCGAATACCGGAGGATGTAGGTGGAGAAGGCGGGACATTCTGCCCCCATCTGTTCGGAGATCGACTTCACCATGAAGTTGGGCCCGTTGCCGATATAGGTCACCGCCCCGAAAAAGACCGACCCGATCGAGATGGCCTTGAGATAAAGGGCCTGGTTTGCGATCAGAAACGAGACCTTGATCAACTCCGGTGAAACGGTCCCCGCCGCCACAAGATCGGCGTGGTAACGCTCGAGCACCCCAAAGGTCATTCGCGCCTGATCCGCGGTCGCTCCCCCAAGGGCCGCCGCGTCCCCCCCGTGCCTCGCCACCAGGAGCTGCACTTGCGCAACCATATTCTGGTCGACGAAAAGGCCGATCGCAGCACTCAGGAAACTCCGGTACGCCGGCGCGTTGTCGAGCACGCCCGAAAGGATTCCGGACCCCCAGTAGAACTGGCCGGGGCTCGCGATCCCGACGTGAGCCGCGTTCATTTCGAGCCAGTCAAGAGCCGGCACCATGGTCGCGAAGATTCCGAAGAAGAGAATCGCCACCTCCTTCATCGGCCTGAAATTGAACTCGTTCGCCCTGTGTACTTCCTTCTTCGTCGTAACGTACGAAGCCGCCGCAGCCGTGATCATCAGCCCCTCCCGCAGGAGCCTCGGGTGCTCGACGAATACCGACAGGACAATCACGCAGACGAACAGGAAATTGTGCGTCCCCGCGGTCCCGGCCTCCTCATGGCGTCCATCCCTTTCCGCCGCAGGCCCGATCCTCCGGAAGTTGACCGTATCCACGGCGTAAAACACGAGCGCAAGAAGCGCGACAGCGACCGCCCAGATCGGCCAGGTGTTTTCCAGCACCCAGAAAAATGGAACGCCGCTCAAGTATCCGAGGAAGAGGGGCGGATCACCGATCGGCGAAAGCGCTCCGCCGATGTTGGCGACGAGAAAGATGAAGAACACGATGTGATACCCCCGGAGGCGGCGCCTGTTCGATCGAATGAAGGGCCTGATCAGGATCATCGAAGCGCCTGTCGTCCCCAGAACGCTCGATGCCAGCGCGCCGGCGGAGAGCAAGAGGGTGTTCGAAAGGGGTGTCGAATCCCCCCGGATCCGGAGATGGATCCCTCCCGCCGCCACGAAGAGCGAGCCGATCAGCACGATGAAACTGAAGTAGTCCATGCCGGTCGCGGCCATGCGATCCGGGTTTCGAAGGACGACCAGATAGTAGAGAATGGTGACGCATCCCAGGCCTGCCGATACCAAAGGATATCTCTTTTCCCACCAGATCCGGCGCAGAAAGGGCATGACCGCGATCAAGAGGAGAAGGAGCAGAAACGGAATGAGCATGAAGGGAGAGACGGACGCCGCTCCGTTTTCCGCGCAGGCAGGTGCGGGGGCGCCAAAGAGCAGGGCAGCTACCGCCGGGAGTGAGCTCCTGCGGAGCCTGAGTTTCATTTGGGCGCCGGCACCGACTCGCCCGGCCGGCCGGCGGCCACCGTGCTGCGGTCGTGCGGTTGCACCGTCGAGATGATCTGCCTCGAAGAGGCGGCAGTCTTTGCCAGAAACGGGGCGGGATAGACTCCGATCCAGACGATCAACGCGAGGACCGGAAGGAGGAGCGCGATTTCGCGTTTCGAGAGGTCGCGGAGGCCGCGGTTCGCCGGATTTGTAACGGCGCCGAACATGACCCGCTGGTACATGGTGAGGAGATAGACCGCCGCCAGGATGACGCCTGTGGCGGCGACGATCGTATACCAGGGGGAAAGGTAGGCGGAGCGGAACGATCCGAGCAGGATGAGGAACTCGCCCACAAACCCGTTCAGGCCCGGAAGCCCGATCGAGGAAAGCATCACGATCATGAACGCGGTGGCGAAGAGCGGCATCACCTTCGCGAGGCCTCCGAACTCGGAGATGGTCCGTGTATGCCGCCTTTCGTAGATCATCCCGACGATGAGGAAGAGCGCTCCGGTCGAGAGCCCGTGGTTCACCATCTGGAGAATGCTCCCCTGGACCCCCTCCTCCGTGAAGGAAAAGATTCCCAGCGCGACGAAACCCAGATGGCTGACCGAAGAGTAGGCGACGAGTTTCTTCATGTCCGTCTGAACCACCGAGAGCAGCGCCCCATAGACGATCCCGATGACGGCGAGAGTCGCGACGACAGGCGTGAACGCGACCGCCGCCTGTGGAAAGAGCGGAAGGCAAAACCGCAGGAAACCGTACGCCCCCATCTTGAGGAGCACGCCAGCAAGCAATACGCTCCCCGCCGTGGGGGCCTCCACGTGGGCGTCGGGAAGCCAGGTATGGAACGGGAAGAGCGGAATCTTGATCGCAAAACTGAGCGCGAACGCGAGGAACATCCATGATTGGATGTGGAACGGTATCCCGGGCCCGACCGTATAGAGGACGGAGAGATCGGTGGTGAATTTCCCTCCCGGCGCCAGGGACGCCTCAACCCCGAGCACCACGATCGCGACGAGCATCAGCATGCTTCCCGCCATCGTGTAGAGGAAGAATTTGAACGCAGCGTAAACCTTTCTCTCTCCCCCCCAGATGCCGATGAGGAAATACATCGGGACGAGCATCGCTTCCCAGAATATATAAAAGAGGAAGAGATCGAGCGCGCAGAAGACTCCGATCATTCCCGTCT
Coding sequences within:
- a CDS encoding sodium:proton antiporter; this translates as MKLRLRRSSLPAVAALLFGAPAPACAENGAASVSPFMLIPFLLLLLLIAVMPFLRRIWWEKRYPLVSAGLGCVTILYYLVVLRNPDRMAATGMDYFSFIVLIGSLFVAAGGIHLRIRGDSTPLSNTLLLSAGALASSVLGTTGASMILIRPFIRSNRRRLRGYHIVFFIFLVANIGGALSPIGDPPLFLGYLSGVPFFWVLENTWPIWAVAVALLALVFYAVDTVNFRRIGPAAERDGRHEEAGTAGTHNFLFVCVIVLSVFVEHPRLLREGLMITAAAASYVTTKKEVHRANEFNFRPMKEVAILFFGIFATMVPALDWLEMNAAHVGIASPGQFYWGSGILSGVLDNAPAYRSFLSAAIGLFVDQNMVAQVQLLVARHGGDAAALGGATADQARMTFGVLERYHADLVAAGTVSPELIKVSFLIANQALYLKAISIGSVFFGAVTYIGNGPNFMVKSISEQMGAECPAFSTYILRYSLPVLLPVFALVWFLFFIR
- a CDS encoding NADH-quinone oxidoreductase subunit M, encoding MALTTVILLPLIGGLLLLFVPRQREGLIKALGFAVSAATLVLALVLYVKFDTAASGMQYASRVLWIPGLNVSFSIGIDGLSLMLVLLTAFLVPVAMLSSWESISSRTGQARVKEYTFMLLLLETGMIGVFCALDLFLFYIFWEAMLVPMYFLIGIWGGERKVYAAFKFFLYTMAGSMLMLVAIVVLGVEASLAPGGKFTTDLSVLYTVGPGIPFHIQSWMFLAFALSFAIKIPLFPFHTWLPDAHVEAPTAGSVLLAGVLLKMGAYGFLRFCLPLFPQAAVAFTPVVATLAVIGIVYGALLSVVQTDMKKLVAYSSVSHLGFVALGIFSFTEEGVQGSILQMVNHGLSTGALFLIVGMIYERRHTRTISEFGGLAKVMPLFATAFMIVMLSSIGLPGLNGFVGEFLILLGSFRSAYLSPWYTIVAATGVILAAVYLLTMYQRVMFGAVTNPANRGLRDLSKREIALLLPVLALIVWIGVYPAPFLAKTAASSRQIISTVQPHDRSTVAAGRPGESVPAPK